A genomic segment from Saprospiraceae bacterium encodes:
- a CDS encoding aminotransferase class V-fold PLP-dependent enzyme, with protein sequence MPSQQPRRNFLLSLTGFTASAILAPFYQTAQGRSLLGAIEENAHLPALSVAKDETFWYQIRQAYTVSPAIINLNNGGVSPQPKVVQDGVERYNQLSNETPSYFMWRVLDNGREPIRRQLAALSGCSPDEIAIQRNSSEALETIIFGLRLKKGDEVVLTKQDYPNMINAWKQRAHRDGIVLKWLDFDFPMDDNAAIIQRFSEAFTEKTKVVHLTHVINWMGQVLPVAAIAEIAHQKGIEVLVDGAHSFAQLNFKIPDLKCDYFGTSLHKWLCAPFGSGMLYVKKDKIKSLYPLFGSPDPEAEDIRKFEHLGTRSFAIEQAIGQAILFHEMIGIERKEERLKFLRNYWVNQVKDLPRVHIGSPSQAENTCAIALLSIDGYTPRDIHDILFRDYKIHTTAIVWENISGVRLTPNVYTLLSELDVLVSAIKKIAVS encoded by the coding sequence ATGCCTTCCCAGCAGCCTCGAAGAAATTTTTTGCTTTCCCTGACCGGTTTTACTGCGTCTGCTATCTTGGCACCGTTTTACCAAACCGCACAGGGAAGAAGCTTGCTTGGGGCAATCGAGGAAAACGCACATTTACCTGCTTTATCCGTTGCAAAAGACGAAACATTCTGGTATCAGATTAGGCAAGCTTATACGGTAAGCCCAGCGATTATTAACCTGAACAATGGCGGCGTATCCCCTCAGCCCAAGGTCGTTCAGGATGGTGTGGAGCGTTATAATCAGCTCAGCAACGAAACGCCATCCTACTTTATGTGGCGGGTGCTGGACAATGGCAGAGAGCCGATTCGGCGGCAATTGGCGGCGCTATCTGGCTGTTCTCCTGACGAAATTGCTATCCAACGAAATTCCTCGGAAGCGTTGGAAACCATTATTTTTGGCCTTCGCTTGAAAAAAGGAGATGAGGTGGTCTTGACCAAACAGGATTATCCTAATATGATCAATGCCTGGAAACAAAGGGCACACCGCGATGGTATCGTCTTGAAATGGCTTGATTTTGATTTTCCAATGGACGATAATGCGGCTATCATCCAGCGGTTTTCGGAGGCCTTTACGGAAAAAACCAAGGTTGTCCACCTTACCCATGTCATTAATTGGATGGGACAGGTTTTGCCCGTGGCGGCCATTGCGGAGATAGCGCACCAGAAAGGGATTGAGGTGCTAGTAGATGGCGCGCATTCTTTTGCCCAACTCAACTTCAAGATCCCCGATCTGAAATGCGATTATTTTGGTACAAGTCTTCACAAATGGCTTTGCGCACCTTTTGGATCCGGCATGTTGTATGTGAAAAAAGATAAGATTAAATCCTTGTATCCGCTTTTCGGTTCTCCCGACCCTGAAGCGGAAGACATTCGCAAATTTGAGCACCTCGGCACCCGGTCTTTTGCCATCGAACAGGCTATCGGTCAAGCCATTTTATTTCATGAGATGATTGGTATCGAACGAAAAGAAGAAAGGCTGAAGTTTCTGCGGAATTACTGGGTCAACCAAGTAAAAGATTTGCCCAGGGTACATATAGGTTCTCCTTCTCAAGCGGAAAATACTTGTGCCATTGCCTTGCTTTCTATTGATGGCTATACACCAAGAGATATACATGACATTTTATTTAGAGATTATAAAATACATACGACAGCCATTGTCTGGGAAAACATTAGTGGGGTCCGTCTAACCCCGAATGTTTATACCCTACTTTCAGAATTGGATGTGTTAGTGAGTGCTATTAAAAAAATAGCAGTTTCTTGA